In a genomic window of Ochrobactrum sp. Marseille-Q0166:
- a CDS encoding sugar ABC transporter ATP-binding protein yields the protein MQTLLKVENLKKSFGGVAALRNGQLELRAGSVHALCGGNGAGKSTFLSILMGIQQRDGGTIWLRGKEVKYSTPAEALKSGIAIIEQELSPVPHMSVAENIFLGREPSTRFGGIDFKKMNSEAQALLDRLEFDIRATQVMSQLSVAQMQLVEIAKAFSHNADVIFMDEPTSAIGEKEAQHLFKAVERLKAEGKGIVYVSHRLSEIFQIADSYTVFRDGGYVGSGALSDIDRPELIRLIVGRELGEEFIKTNEPTDHIGFEVSDLSLPGKIEDISFSVRKGEIFGIYGLMGSGRSEIFNCIFGLDKASKGEIRLEGRALKVGKPADAMAEGIAFVTEDRKLTGLNLTDSVRANICLASLPEMSPAFAMRQREEAEASAKMIAHFGIKAARDTMPVSGLSGGNQQKVVLGKWFLRNPRLLLLDEPTRGVDVGAKREIYRIICEFTASGGTVVMISSEIDEVLGMSDRILVMRQGKSAGVYDRADTDAQKLVHLST from the coding sequence GTGCAGACGCTATTGAAAGTTGAGAACCTGAAAAAATCGTTCGGCGGTGTTGCGGCACTTCGCAATGGCCAGCTGGAATTGCGTGCAGGTTCCGTCCACGCGCTCTGTGGCGGCAATGGCGCCGGCAAATCCACATTCCTCTCCATTTTGATGGGCATCCAGCAGCGCGACGGCGGCACAATCTGGCTGCGGGGCAAGGAAGTTAAATATTCGACCCCTGCGGAAGCGCTTAAATCCGGCATCGCGATTATAGAGCAGGAGCTGAGCCCTGTTCCGCATATGAGTGTTGCAGAGAATATCTTTCTCGGTCGCGAACCTTCGACGCGATTTGGCGGTATTGATTTCAAGAAGATGAACAGTGAAGCGCAGGCGCTTCTGGATCGTCTGGAGTTTGATATTCGCGCGACTCAGGTGATGAGCCAGTTGTCGGTTGCACAGATGCAGCTCGTGGAAATCGCCAAGGCGTTCAGTCACAATGCCGATGTGATCTTCATGGATGAGCCGACATCGGCCATCGGTGAAAAGGAAGCGCAACATCTGTTCAAGGCGGTCGAGCGTCTCAAGGCTGAAGGCAAGGGCATTGTCTATGTCTCGCATCGTCTGTCCGAGATTTTCCAGATTGCAGATTCTTATACGGTTTTCCGCGACGGCGGTTATGTCGGTTCGGGCGCGTTGAGCGATATCGACCGTCCCGAACTGATCCGTCTCATCGTTGGGCGTGAGCTTGGCGAAGAATTCATCAAGACCAACGAGCCGACCGATCATATTGGCTTCGAGGTTTCCGATCTCTCCCTTCCTGGCAAGATCGAAGATATTTCCTTCTCGGTCCGCAAGGGTGAAATCTTTGGTATTTACGGCCTGATGGGTTCGGGTCGTTCCGAAATCTTCAACTGCATCTTCGGTCTCGACAAGGCAAGCAAGGGCGAGATCCGACTTGAGGGCCGTGCGCTCAAAGTGGGCAAGCCTGCTGATGCAATGGCTGAAGGCATTGCCTTTGTGACCGAAGACCGCAAGCTGACGGGGCTTAATCTCACAGACAGCGTGCGCGCCAATATCTGCCTTGCCAGTCTTCCTGAAATGAGCCCCGCATTTGCCATGCGGCAGCGCGAAGAAGCTGAAGCGAGTGCCAAGATGATCGCGCATTTCGGCATCAAGGCTGCACGCGACACGATGCCGGTTTCCGGTCTTTCGGGCGGCAACCAGCAGAAAGTTGTGCTGGGCAAATGGTTTCTACGCAACCCGCGACTGTTGTTGCTCGATGAGCCGACACGCGGTGTGGATGTGGGCGCGAAGCGGGAAATCTATCGCATCATCTGCGAATTCACTGCGTCAGGCGGAACCGTCGTGATGATTTCATCTGAAATCGACGAGGTTCTGGGCATGTCGGACCGCATCCTCGTGATGCGGCAGGGCAAGTCAGCGGGCGTTTATGACAGGGCCGACACTGACGCACAAAAGCTGGTGCATTTGTCCACCTGA
- a CDS encoding ABC transporter permease yields the protein MSNNENTQSTSWFASEKRRLIIQEYGIFLAFLLLVFILSVSNPYFLTTGNISNVLLQTSINGVLAIGMTFVILTRGIDLSVGSVAALTGIVAASLATTSATAGVAGGPYPAIVAIAAGLAVGCACGALVGWIVSRFSVPAFVATLGMLSAARGMTLIYGGGKPVPALIPDFRWIGTAKIMGIPMPVLILAIVFIAAWWVLTRTRFGRYVYAVGGNPHAAKTSGINVTRVRFSVYVISGALSGLAGMMLAARTGSALPQAGIAYELDAIAAVVIGGTSLAGGVGRVTGTLIGALIIGVMNNGLDLMGMESYYQQVLKGALIVGAVMLDQKRNQSA from the coding sequence GTGAGCAACAACGAAAACACACAATCGACCAGCTGGTTCGCTTCTGAAAAGCGCCGGTTGATCATTCAGGAATACGGCATTTTCCTGGCCTTCCTGCTTCTGGTCTTCATTCTGTCGGTGTCAAATCCATACTTCCTGACAACGGGTAATATTTCAAACGTTCTCCTTCAGACCTCGATCAACGGTGTCCTGGCAATCGGCATGACCTTTGTCATTCTGACGCGCGGCATCGACCTTTCTGTCGGCTCTGTTGCGGCACTTACAGGTATTGTTGCAGCCAGTCTTGCAACCACTTCAGCAACGGCTGGTGTTGCGGGGGGGCCTTATCCGGCAATCGTCGCCATAGCTGCCGGGCTTGCAGTTGGTTGTGCCTGCGGCGCACTGGTCGGCTGGATTGTTTCGCGTTTCTCGGTGCCTGCATTTGTTGCAACGCTCGGCATGCTGTCGGCTGCACGCGGCATGACGCTTATTTATGGTGGTGGTAAGCCTGTGCCTGCACTGATCCCGGATTTCCGCTGGATCGGCACCGCCAAAATCATGGGTATTCCAATGCCTGTCCTTATTCTGGCGATTGTCTTCATTGCCGCCTGGTGGGTTCTCACCCGCACGCGCTTTGGCCGTTATGTCTATGCTGTTGGCGGCAACCCCCATGCAGCAAAGACATCGGGTATCAATGTCACCCGCGTTCGCTTCTCTGTTTATGTCATCTCCGGTGCACTTTCCGGCCTTGCAGGCATGATGCTTGCTGCCCGCACCGGCTCCGCACTGCCACAGGCCGGTATTGCTTACGAACTCGATGCAATTGCCGCGGTTGTTATCGGCGGCACCAGTCTTGCAGGTGGTGTCGGTCGCGTAACCGGCACGTTGATTGGCGCGCTCATTATTGGCGTCATGAACAATGGTCTCGATCTGATGGGTATGGAATCTTACTACCAGCAGGTTCTCAAAGGCGCGTTGATCGTCGGTGCAGTCATGCTTGATCAGAAACGCAACCAGAGCGCCTGA
- a CDS encoding substrate-binding domain-containing protein, producing the protein MKKLLIALASATALLAGAANAQEKLKIGAAPYGLNAEFMQIWSEALKEHPAVKSGEVSLTVFDGRYDALVQQEQFNNMITQKFDAIIFAPIDVEAGATAVQAAVDANIPVVGSNTRVNSDLLAAYVGSDDAVSGYMEAKAVLDKIGCKGNVVIIEGPIGQSAQVSRLEGNKKALAECPDVKVLEQQTANWSRAEAQTLMENWLTSHKGEINGVIGQNDEMALGAIEAIKSAGLKVDDFAIAGIDGVTDALNAVKAGTMTSILQDARAQAQGAMDLAIFHAKKGDYKPESDIWAQYPDMPFNDGKDKEYNVPWTPVTADNVDKLLEARK; encoded by the coding sequence ATGAAGAAACTGCTGATTGCCCTAGCATCGGCTACGGCTCTGCTCGCAGGCGCTGCAAATGCTCAGGAAAAGCTGAAGATTGGTGCAGCCCCTTACGGCTTGAATGCTGAATTCATGCAGATCTGGTCTGAAGCGCTGAAAGAACACCCAGCCGTGAAGAGCGGGGAAGTTTCGCTGACGGTTTTCGACGGTCGTTATGACGCGCTCGTTCAGCAGGAACAGTTCAATAACATGATCACACAGAAGTTTGACGCAATCATTTTTGCGCCTATCGATGTTGAAGCCGGCGCCACCGCCGTCCAGGCCGCGGTCGATGCAAATATTCCGGTTGTTGGTTCCAACACCCGTGTGAACTCCGATCTTCTGGCTGCCTATGTTGGTTCGGACGATGCGGTATCTGGATATATGGAAGCCAAAGCCGTTCTCGATAAGATTGGCTGCAAGGGTAATGTCGTCATCATCGAAGGCCCGATTGGTCAATCGGCGCAGGTTTCGCGACTCGAAGGCAACAAGAAAGCGCTTGCTGAATGCCCGGACGTCAAAGTTCTTGAACAGCAGACGGCAAATTGGTCGCGCGCTGAAGCACAGACACTGATGGAAAACTGGCTGACTTCACATAAGGGTGAAATCAACGGCGTAATCGGCCAGAACGACGAAATGGCTCTTGGCGCAATTGAAGCCATCAAGTCGGCAGGTCTCAAGGTTGATGACTTTGCTATCGCGGGTATAGACGGTGTGACCGATGCACTTAACGCAGTTAAGGCTGGCACCATGACTTCGATCCTGCAGGATGCACGCGCTCAGGCGCAGGGTGCAATGGACCTCGCAATCTTCCATGCGAAGAAGGGCGACTACAAGCCAGAATCCGATATCTGGGCGCAGTATCCTGACATGCCGTTCAACGACGGTAAGGACAAGGAATACAATGTTCCTTGGACGCCAGTAACAGCCGACAATGTCGACAAGCTGCTCGAAGCACGCAAGTAA
- a CDS encoding SDR family oxidoreductase has protein sequence MSDQSPQIDLNFPLNGKVALVTGAASGIGAAVAEAFAAKGAKVAVLDINADQARAKAEALGDGAKPFVCDVSDPASVKAAVSGVVEAFRQIDIAVNSAGVVFLAPAEDLTISDWDRTIAINLKGSFLVTQEVGRAMIAANKGGKIVNLASQAGTVAIEDHVAYCASKFGVIGMSKTFAAEWGKYGITVNTISPTIVLTELGKKAWSGEKGEAAKKRIPTGRFAFPEEIAAAAVFLASSGANMINGADLLIDGGYTIL, from the coding sequence ATGTCCGACCAATCCCCTCAAATCGACCTGAACTTCCCGCTTAACGGTAAAGTTGCTCTGGTAACTGGTGCTGCTTCCGGTATTGGCGCGGCTGTTGCTGAAGCCTTCGCTGCCAAGGGTGCAAAGGTTGCTGTGCTTGATATTAATGCTGATCAGGCGCGTGCCAAGGCAGAAGCGCTTGGAGACGGTGCAAAGCCTTTCGTCTGCGACGTATCTGATCCGGCTTCGGTGAAGGCTGCGGTATCCGGCGTGGTCGAGGCATTCAGACAGATAGATATTGCTGTAAACAGCGCCGGCGTAGTTTTCCTCGCACCCGCCGAAGATCTGACCATTTCCGATTGGGATCGCACGATTGCAATCAACCTCAAGGGCAGTTTTCTCGTCACACAGGAAGTAGGCCGCGCGATGATCGCAGCAAATAAAGGCGGCAAGATTGTCAATCTCGCTTCGCAGGCCGGTACCGTGGCGATTGAAGATCATGTTGCTTATTGCGCATCGAAGTTCGGCGTCATCGGCATGTCGAAAACCTTTGCTGCGGAATGGGGTAAATACGGCATCACCGTCAACACGATCTCGCCAACGATTGTTCTCACGGAACTGGGCAAGAAGGCCTGGAGCGGCGAAAAGGGCGAAGCTGCGAAGAAGCGCATTCCAACTGGACGCTTCGCATTTCCGGAAGAAATTGCAGCTGCCGCAGTCTTTCTGGCGTCAAGCGGTGCGAACATGATAAATGGTGCCGACCTTCTGATTGATGGTGGCTACACAATTCTTTAA
- a CDS encoding dihydroxyacetone kinase subunit DhaK, whose translation MQRFINNPDEVVEDTVKGFIKAHKDLVRLSTENPRVVVAKDAPIEGKVGVITGGGSGHEPAFIGYTGKNLLDAVAVGELFSSPTAKSFYDAAREANGGKGVVCLYGNYAGDNMNVKMAIKLAAKAGIEVLTVVANDDVCSAPADEREKRRGVAGEIFMWKVGGAKAASGASLQEVQATAQKAIDNCRSIGVGLGPCTLPAVGHPNFEIEPGTMEVGIGHHGEPGVRVEPLKRADEVARDMSKIVLDDHNLPEGTEVAVLVSGLGATPINELYILNDTIEQEIAARGLKIYRTYVGNYFTSLEMVGATLTVMALDDELKALLDVEARCTAVL comes from the coding sequence ATGCAAAGATTTATCAATAACCCGGATGAAGTGGTCGAAGATACCGTCAAGGGTTTTATTAAGGCGCATAAAGATCTGGTTCGGCTTTCTACGGAAAACCCTCGCGTTGTTGTCGCTAAAGATGCACCTATCGAGGGGAAAGTTGGCGTTATTACCGGTGGTGGCTCGGGTCACGAGCCTGCCTTCATCGGCTATACCGGCAAGAACCTGCTTGATGCTGTTGCCGTTGGGGAACTGTTCTCCTCGCCGACTGCCAAGAGCTTCTACGATGCTGCGCGTGAAGCCAATGGTGGCAAGGGTGTCGTCTGCCTTTATGGCAACTATGCCGGTGACAACATGAACGTCAAAATGGCGATCAAGCTTGCTGCCAAGGCCGGTATTGAAGTTCTGACCGTCGTTGCCAACGATGATGTCTGTTCCGCTCCTGCGGATGAGCGCGAAAAGCGTCGCGGCGTTGCCGGCGAAATCTTCATGTGGAAGGTTGGCGGTGCAAAAGCTGCATCGGGTGCAAGCCTTCAGGAAGTACAGGCAACAGCACAGAAAGCCATCGACAATTGCCGTTCGATCGGCGTCGGCCTTGGCCCGTGTACGCTGCCAGCTGTTGGCCATCCGAACTTTGAGATCGAGCCGGGCACAATGGAAGTTGGCATCGGCCATCATGGCGAGCCGGGCGTTCGCGTCGAGCCGTTGAAGCGTGCTGACGAGGTTGCCAGGGACATGAGCAAGATTGTGCTCGACGATCACAATCTTCCTGAAGGCACTGAAGTTGCGGTTCTGGTTTCCGGACTTGGCGCGACACCGATCAATGAGCTTTATATCCTTAACGATACCATCGAGCAGGAAATAGCTGCACGCGGCCTCAAGATTTATCGCACCTATGTCGGCAACTACTTCACATCGCTCGAAATGGTCGGCGCAACCCTGACAGTTATGGCTTTGGATGATGAGCTGAAAGCTCTGCTGGACGTAGAAGCCCGCTGCACTGCGGTTTTGTAA
- the dhaL gene encoding dihydroxyacetone kinase subunit DhaL — protein MQTFKNAGSGEIVLSLADRIIENKAYLSEIDGKIGDGDHGVNMAKGFGLAAERLRGKDVTLTEGLDTLGTVLLTEIGGSMGPLYGVMFNEFAEKLEGVDDIDASAFSAMLHAGLEGIQSIGSAKLGDKTLLDTLIPAINAFDEANGKGQSFAESLDALSVAAEAGRDSTLNLVAKIGRASRLGERSLGVLDAGATSCALILTDLAAQAKSRLK, from the coding sequence ATGCAGACATTCAAAAATGCCGGATCGGGTGAGATCGTTCTTTCGCTTGCAGACCGGATTATCGAAAATAAAGCTTACTTAAGCGAAATCGATGGCAAGATCGGCGATGGCGACCACGGTGTGAACATGGCCAAGGGTTTCGGCCTTGCAGCCGAACGACTGCGCGGCAAGGACGTAACCCTTACTGAAGGTCTTGATACGCTCGGAACCGTTCTGTTGACCGAAATTGGTGGCTCGATGGGGCCGCTTTATGGTGTGATGTTCAACGAATTCGCAGAAAAGCTGGAAGGCGTTGACGATATTGACGCGAGCGCTTTCAGCGCCATGCTTCATGCAGGACTAGAAGGCATTCAGTCGATCGGTTCGGCAAAGCTTGGTGACAAGACGCTGCTCGACACGCTGATCCCTGCAATCAACGCTTTTGACGAAGCAAACGGCAAGGGGCAGTCTTTTGCTGAAAGTCTGGACGCTTTGTCGGTGGCCGCTGAAGCCGGTCGCGACTCCACACTTAATCTCGTGGCGAAGATCGGTCGCGCAAGCCGTCTCGGTGAGCGTTCGCTGGGCGTCCTTGATGCAGGTGCAACATCGTGCGCACTGATTCTGACTGACCTTGCAGCACAGGCAAAGAGCCGTTTGAAGTAA
- a CDS encoding bifunctional sugar-binding transcriptional regulator/dihydroxyacetone kinase subunit DhaK: MTLKPNTTRKVGKPKAVASENSITIPMRYGDDPYVWACWLYYEDGLTQSEIADVMGISRATVNSYLAEARDKGIVNISLEAGRLESLSVAQELKRHFGLTDCFIIPHDDNARPLIDRLGVAGAHALNKILKSGDTLAVAWGRTVLSVGEQTAIGSLQDMTVVQATGGTTASFPYTPERCAAALAEAVSARCVNIVAPAVVRSQQTRDVLLEEPLLQEQFATLENANRILFGVSSLRSNSTIHTSGFFESVSLQQYLAAGAVGVVAGRFIDERGKPVAGPLDERTIGISLDKLRQIHTRIAVAGGFDKVPALLAALRGGFINVLVTDAATGLGILRADGVIDLDARLSQKPKTNQMPAAFRVRVKKLLNNPNEVVEEMLDGIVRAHGKFLQPIGGSNRTLVARDGPRAGKVGLVIGGGAGHEPCFVGYVGKGLADAVAVGNVFSSPPPDPIVQCALAASSGEGVLFVYGNYAGDVMNFEMAAEMAEEKGVRIKTVLTTDDIASSPIDDKDGRRGVAGNFFVFKVAGAACDKGLSLDACEIVTRKANSRTYTIGVALEPGSLPQTGRHNFEIGPEDMEIGVGIHGEPGVSRDRIRQADEIVDGIMDRIFNEMKTVPGDRVAVLVNSFGATPLMELYVLYRRVAQRLAAKNIHIEANWIGHYCTSLDMVGASISVMHLDHELSDLLLHPCETASLKIS, translated from the coding sequence ATGACGCTCAAGCCCAACACAACGCGCAAGGTCGGCAAGCCAAAGGCCGTTGCAAGCGAGAATTCGATCACGATTCCCATGCGTTATGGCGATGATCCCTATGTCTGGGCCTGCTGGCTTTATTACGAAGACGGCCTGACGCAGAGCGAGATTGCCGATGTGATGGGCATTTCGCGCGCAACCGTGAACAGCTATTTGGCCGAAGCACGCGATAAGGGTATCGTCAATATCTCTCTCGAGGCTGGACGACTGGAATCCCTGTCTGTGGCTCAGGAGTTGAAGCGTCATTTCGGCCTGACCGACTGCTTTATCATTCCGCATGATGACAATGCCCGTCCGCTGATTGATCGGCTCGGCGTTGCGGGCGCACATGCGCTTAACAAGATTCTCAAATCCGGCGATACGCTTGCGGTTGCCTGGGGACGGACGGTGCTGTCGGTCGGCGAGCAGACCGCCATCGGTTCCTTGCAAGACATGACTGTCGTGCAGGCGACGGGCGGCACCACGGCGTCGTTCCCCTATACGCCTGAACGTTGTGCAGCAGCGCTTGCAGAAGCTGTCTCGGCACGCTGCGTGAACATTGTGGCGCCTGCCGTGGTGCGTTCGCAGCAGACGCGGGATGTGTTGCTCGAAGAGCCTTTGCTTCAGGAACAGTTTGCCACCCTTGAAAATGCCAATCGCATTCTTTTCGGTGTTTCGTCGCTGCGGTCCAATTCCACCATTCACACCAGCGGTTTTTTTGAATCGGTTTCCCTGCAGCAATATCTAGCAGCCGGTGCTGTCGGAGTTGTGGCAGGCCGTTTCATAGATGAGCGTGGGAAGCCGGTCGCAGGCCCTCTTGATGAGCGGACAATTGGCATTTCGCTCGATAAGTTGCGGCAGATTCATACCCGCATTGCGGTCGCAGGCGGTTTCGACAAGGTGCCAGCACTTCTGGCAGCGCTGCGCGGTGGTTTCATCAATGTGCTGGTGACGGATGCTGCGACCGGGCTCGGTATTTTGCGCGCCGATGGTGTCATTGATCTTGACGCGCGTCTTTCGCAGAAGCCCAAGACCAATCAGATGCCAGCAGCCTTTCGCGTGCGGGTAAAAAAGCTCCTCAACAATCCCAACGAAGTAGTTGAGGAAATGCTGGATGGTATTGTTCGGGCTCATGGTAAATTCCTGCAGCCAATTGGTGGATCCAACCGGACCTTGGTTGCACGCGATGGTCCGCGCGCCGGCAAGGTTGGGCTGGTCATTGGCGGCGGTGCCGGTCATGAGCCATGCTTTGTGGGCTATGTGGGCAAGGGACTGGCAGACGCTGTTGCTGTCGGCAATGTCTTCTCATCACCTCCACCCGATCCGATTGTGCAATGCGCGCTTGCGGCCTCCAGCGGCGAGGGCGTTCTTTTCGTCTACGGCAATTATGCCGGCGACGTCATGAACTTCGAGATGGCGGCTGAAATGGCCGAGGAAAAGGGCGTCAGGATCAAGACCGTTCTGACCACCGACGATATCGCCTCATCGCCAATCGACGACAAGGACGGACGCCGCGGCGTTGCAGGCAATTTCTTTGTCTTTAAAGTAGCAGGGGCTGCCTGCGACAAGGGGTTGTCGCTTGATGCCTGCGAGATCGTTACTCGCAAGGCCAATTCGCGGACTTATACAATCGGTGTAGCCCTTGAGCCGGGCTCATTGCCGCAAACCGGTCGGCATAATTTTGAAATTGGTCCCGAGGACATGGAAATCGGTGTTGGCATTCACGGTGAGCCGGGTGTATCGCGTGATCGCATTCGTCAGGCCGATGAAATCGTTGATGGTATCATGGACCGGATTTTCAACGAAATGAAGACCGTGCCGGGTGATCGCGTGGCTGTGCTGGTGAATTCATTCGGAGCGACACCGCTGATGGAACTTTATGTGCTCTATCGGCGTGTGGCGCAGCGACTAGCAGCCAAGAATATTCACATTGAGGCCAACTGGATCGGACATTATTGCACGTCCCTGGATATGGTTGGAGCGTCGATATCGGTCATGCATCTTGATCACGAGCTGTCGGACCTGTTGCTGCATCCGTGTGAAACAGCGAGCCTCAAAATCAGCTAA
- the dhaL gene encoding dihydroxyacetone kinase subunit DhaL — MSETAARRLAHMFDAVSASLELESDRLSELDGAIGDGDHGTTMALGFQAVRSELSKLNLDEADISTVLNTAATAFINAVGASTGPLYATGFRRAAQATAGLNDLDLSTCAIIIEAIGVGIGERGRGQRGDKTMLDAWLPAAEAAHLAANENQSAGEFWEKVVSAATAGANTTRSMIATKGRAARLRERSLGHIDPGAASAIIILQAMTVLSRSDQTSIS; from the coding sequence ATGTCGGAAACCGCGGCTCGTCGTCTAGCCCATATGTTTGATGCTGTTTCTGCATCGCTTGAACTGGAAAGTGACCGACTGTCCGAACTCGACGGCGCAATCGGCGACGGCGATCATGGAACGACAATGGCTCTGGGCTTTCAGGCTGTGCGCAGCGAATTGTCGAAGCTCAATCTCGATGAAGCCGATATTTCGACGGTTCTCAATACCGCGGCAACCGCATTCATTAATGCGGTCGGTGCATCGACCGGGCCGCTCTATGCCACCGGTTTCCGTCGCGCGGCGCAGGCAACCGCAGGACTTAACGATCTCGATCTCAGCACTTGCGCGATCATCATTGAGGCCATTGGTGTTGGCATTGGTGAGCGAGGCCGTGGACAGCGTGGCGACAAGACTATGCTTGATGCCTGGCTGCCTGCTGCCGAAGCCGCGCATCTGGCGGCGAATGAAAATCAAAGCGCGGGCGAATTCTGGGAAAAGGTTGTGTCAGCCGCCACAGCCGGTGCCAACACGACCCGATCCATGATAGCAACCAAGGGGCGTGCCGCGCGTCTTCGTGAACGCTCGCTTGGCCACATCGATCCGGGGGCTGCATCGGCGATCATCATTTTGCAGGCAATGACGGTTCTTTCGCGAAGTGATCAAACGAGTATCTCATAG
- a CDS encoding 3'-5' exonuclease: MKIIAVDFETANEQRGSACSVGFAWIENGHVTRVAERLIRPKEMRFSSFNIAIHGIRPEHVEGAAEFPEVMSEFANDFQGATMIAHNASFDFSVWRASLDQYGENYPEFQYLCSVKIAQKIWPNLPSHKLNVLANHLGLSFKHHNAAQDAAICAEATIAMARSLCVQNILDMPAHIGMRPGRLFTGGYEPCTCRKQ; the protein is encoded by the coding sequence TTGAAAATCATTGCAGTTGACTTTGAAACCGCAAATGAACAGCGGGGGAGCGCCTGTTCGGTTGGATTCGCATGGATTGAGAATGGCCATGTAACTCGCGTAGCCGAGCGATTAATCCGTCCCAAAGAGATGCGCTTTTCTTCTTTTAACATTGCTATTCACGGCATTCGTCCTGAACATGTTGAAGGTGCGGCTGAATTTCCGGAAGTCATGAGTGAATTCGCAAATGATTTTCAAGGCGCAACAATGATTGCGCATAATGCTTCGTTTGATTTCAGTGTCTGGCGTGCGTCTCTCGATCAGTATGGCGAAAACTACCCTGAATTTCAGTATCTCTGCTCCGTCAAAATCGCTCAAAAGATTTGGCCAAACCTGCCTTCACATAAATTAAATGTGTTGGCTAATCATCTTGGTTTGAGTTTCAAACATCACAACGCTGCGCAAGATGCTGCAATTTGCGCAGAAGCAACAATTGCGATGGCCCGTTCGTTGTGTGTTCAAAATATACTCGATATGCCAGCTCATATCGGCATGAGGCCTGGCCGTTTATTTACTGGCGGCTATGAACCATGCACATGTAGAAAGCAATAA
- a CDS encoding IS30 family transposase — MDRTYSHIDLDERRRIARWRTAKLSVDVIAEKLGRHRSTIFRELKRNQFNDDEIKDLNGYYCTIADQKCRERRSKQRKLIRYDQLRQSVIQHISDGWSPQQIAGRMRLERHPVSVSHETIYQFVYSTDGRKKELWKYLPERRAKRRPRHARRHQGRRFPPELSILYRPDMVARRKQFGHWECDLIQFRKRFGKANVTSLVERVSRFTVLLRNNDRQSRPVMDGVIRVLQPLPQMARRSITFDRGTEFTEWSYLQNGIGSQTWFCDPQSPWQKGTVENSNRRTRRWLPRDFNPLTLSDRDLAFICHRLNNTPRKCLGYKTPAEVFRQKLFANRHRFA, encoded by the coding sequence ATGGACCGTACCTATTCGCATATTGATTTGGATGAACGTCGCAGAATAGCACGCTGGCGCACTGCAAAGCTTTCCGTTGACGTTATTGCTGAGAAGCTTGGAAGGCATCGCTCGACGATTTTTCGTGAACTGAAACGCAATCAGTTTAACGATGACGAGATCAAGGATTTAAACGGCTATTATTGTACGATTGCTGACCAGAAATGCCGTGAGCGTCGCTCGAAGCAACGAAAACTTATTCGTTATGATCAGCTCCGGCAGTCCGTGATCCAGCACATCAGCGATGGGTGGTCACCGCAACAGATTGCCGGGAGAATGCGGTTGGAGCGGCATCCCGTTTCTGTCAGTCATGAAACGATCTATCAGTTTGTGTATTCCACCGACGGTCGAAAAAAAGAGCTTTGGAAATATCTGCCCGAACGCCGTGCCAAACGACGCCCACGTCATGCCCGACGTCATCAAGGACGCCGCTTTCCACCGGAATTGAGCATTCTTTATCGTCCAGACATGGTCGCCAGACGCAAGCAGTTCGGACACTGGGAATGCGACCTAATCCAGTTTCGCAAGAGGTTTGGCAAGGCCAATGTGACGTCTCTGGTTGAGCGGGTGAGCCGCTTTACGGTGTTGCTACGCAACAATGATCGTCAGTCAAGGCCGGTTATGGATGGGGTGATTAGGGTACTCCAGCCCCTGCCCCAAATGGCCCGCCGATCGATAACTTTTGATCGTGGTACCGAGTTTACAGAATGGTCCTATCTGCAGAATGGGATAGGGTCTCAAACATGGTTCTGTGATCCGCAGTCACCCTGGCAGAAAGGCACTGTTGAGAACTCCAATAGGCGCACAAGACGCTGGCTTCCCCGAGACTTTAATCCGCTCACCCTCAGTGATCGCGACCTCGCATTCATCTGTCATCGCCTCAACAATACACCGCGCAAATGTTTGGGGTACAAAACACCTGCAGAAGTCTTTCGGCAGAAACTCTTCGCAAACAGACATCGTTTTGCGTAA